A single region of the Nitrospinota bacterium genome encodes:
- a CDS encoding response regulator → MKKILIIEDDEGVARLLEEELADDGYRVQRAINGQEALSACASFGPDLITLDLKMPVMDGIEFLEAYRSENHRTPIVICTAYPELKQDFKTWASDAYIVKSGDTHQLKAAIRELLARTTPPA, encoded by the coding sequence ATGAAGAAAATTCTTATAATTGAAGACGACGAGGGCGTGGCCCGGCTCCTAGAGGAGGAGCTCGCCGATGACGGCTACCGGGTGCAGCGGGCAATTAATGGGCAGGAGGCCCTGTCAGCCTGCGCATCTTTTGGCCCGGACCTCATCACCCTCGATCTCAAGATGCCCGTAATGGATGGCATCGAGTTCCTCGAGGCCTACCGCTCCGAAAACCACCGCACCCCTATAGTCATTTGCACGGCCTACCCGGAGCTCAAGCAGGATTTCAAGACATGGGCCTCCGACGCCTACATCGTCAAGTCGGGGGACACGCACCAGCTCAAAGCCGCCATCCGCGAACTCCTCGCCCGTACCACGCCACCAGCCTGA
- a CDS encoding LD-carboxypeptidase — MPLKRPPTLQKGDRVALLAPAGPVSRRALSEARASLSALDLVVETKGEPTAKLRYLAGPDEARAEALHEAFADPAVRAIFALRGGYGTTRLLPLLDLGLIRANPTIFVGSSDVTALLTALVQQAGLVAFHGPSATEPFYRESDPEVLKRFWSLLSVPEPLGEVRPSGLRVLRGGRARGRLMGGCLSLLAATAGTPWQLNARGAVLFLEDVDEAAYRIDRMLTQLSQAGALEGVVAVVVGEMVRCPVPQGEAWSLDDVLLDRLGPLEVPILAGFPAGHGRNEVVLPLGVEVEVDAEAGLLTVLEAAVS, encoded by the coding sequence ATGCCACTTAAGAGACCACCGACCTTACAAAAGGGAGATCGGGTGGCCCTACTCGCCCCCGCAGGGCCCGTCTCGCGCCGTGCCCTGAGCGAAGCCCGAGCTTCCCTGAGCGCCCTCGATCTGGTCGTTGAGACTAAAGGGGAGCCCACCGCCAAGCTCCGCTACCTTGCGGGGCCAGATGAGGCTCGGGCAGAGGCCCTCCACGAGGCCTTCGCCGACCCCGCCGTCCGGGCAATTTTTGCTCTGCGGGGCGGCTACGGGACGACCCGTCTGCTGCCGCTGCTCGACCTTGGACTCATCCGGGCCAACCCGACCATCTTCGTAGGCTCGAGCGACGTTACAGCGTTGCTCACCGCCCTGGTCCAGCAGGCGGGCCTCGTGGCCTTCCACGGCCCCTCCGCCACCGAGCCATTCTACCGCGAGTCCGACCCAGAGGTCTTAAAGCGCTTCTGGAGCCTCCTCAGCGTGCCTGAGCCACTGGGGGAGGTCCGCCCTTCGGGGCTTAGGGTTTTGAGGGGAGGCCGGGCCCGAGGCCGCCTCATGGGCGGATGCCTCTCCCTGCTTGCCGCAACAGCCGGCACACCCTGGCAGCTCAATGCTCGCGGGGCGGTCTTATTTCTAGAAGACGTGGACGAAGCCGCCTACCGGATTGACCGGATGCTTACCCAGCTATCCCAGGCTGGGGCGCTGGAGGGTGTCGTGGCCGTCGTTGTGGGAGAGATGGTCCGCTGCCCCGTGCCCCAGGGGGAGGCCTGGAGCCTCGACGACGTCCTCCTCGACCGTCTCGGCCCGCTGGAGGTGCCCATCCTGGCGGGGTTTCCCGCCGGCCACGGCCGCAATGAGGTGGTCTTGCCCCTGGGGGTTGAGGTAGAGGTCGACGCCGAGGCGGGCCTGCTCACCGTCTTAGAGGCCGCTGTCTCATGA